A genome region from Hevea brasiliensis isolate MT/VB/25A 57/8 chromosome 9, ASM3005281v1, whole genome shotgun sequence includes the following:
- the LOC110640731 gene encoding autophagy-related protein 18a: MATLSAYSPPWPNANPNGTLLSPQDTAEGLDSQSQSQSYDSLSPIMPQDHLTDQLSPVNSNPNYHAPVSVSSPPESTFPTAPVSLLHLSFNQDFGCFAAGTDHGFRIYNCDPFREIFRRDFDRGGGGIGVVEMLFRCNILALVGGGSDPQYSPNKVMIWDDHQSRCIGELSFRSEVRSVKLRRDRIVVVLEQKIFVYNFADLKLLHQIETFANPKGLCAVSHGAASLVLVCPGLQKGQVRVEHYASKRTKFIMAHDSRIACFALSQDGQLLATASTKGTLVRIFNTADGTLLQEVRRGADRAEIYSLAFSSSSQWLAVSSDKGTVHVFSLKINPGSPRSDKSRNTPDLNSAVISPTSSLSFFKGVLPKYFSSEWSVAQFRLVEGCQYVVAFGHQKNTLVILGLDGSFYRCQFDPVNGGEMTQLEYHNFLKPEAAF, encoded by the exons ATGGCGACTCTCTCCGCCTACTCTCCTCCATGGCCAAATGCAAACCCTAACGGTACCCTTCTTTCTCCCCAAGATACCGCCGAAGGACTCGACTCACAGTCACAATCCCAATCTTACGACTCGCTTTCTCCAATTATGCCTCAAGATCATCTTACGGATCAGCTATCTCCGGTTAATTCTAACCCCAATTATCATGCTCCTGTGTCTGTGTCTTCACCGCCTGAGTCCACCTTCCCGACCGCGCCAGTTTCTCTACTTCACCTCTCATTCAATCAGGATTTTGGGTGTTTCGCGGCGGGTACGGACCACGGGTTTCGCATCTATAACTGCGACCCATTCCGGGAGATCTTCCGCCGGGACTTTGATCGCGGCGGCGGCGGGATCGGTGTCGTTGAGATGCTTTTCCGTTGTAATATATTAGCTCTTGTTGGCGGTGGTTCTGACCCTCAGTATTCTCCTAACAAGGTTATGATATGGGACGACCATCAGAGCCGCTGCATCGGGGAGCTCTCGTTCAGGTCTGAGGTTCGATCAGTGAAGCTTAGACGAGATAGAATTGTTGTGGTCCTGGAGCAGAAGATTTTTGTGTATAATTTCGCGGATTTGAAGCTGTTGCATCAGATTGAGACGTTTGCAAATCCCAAAGGGCTCTGTGCAGTGTCGCACGGGGCGGCTTCATTGGTGTTGGTTTGTCCAGGTTTGCAGAAGGGCCAGGTTAGGGTGGAGCATTACGCATCGAAACGGACCAAGTTTATTATGGCACATGATTCGAGGATTGCCTGTTTTGCTCTCTCGCAGGATGGGCAGTTGCTGGCCACTGCCAGCACGAAGGGAACCCTGGTTCGGATTTTCAACACGGCTGATGGTACTCTGCTTCAAGAG GTAAGGAGGGGTGCAGATAGAGCAGAAATTTATAGTTTGGCATTCTCCTCATCTTCGCAATGGCTGGCAGTCTCAAGCGACAAGGGCACTGTCCATGTTTTTAGCCTTAAGATTAATCCTGGATCCCCAAGGAGTGATAAGTCACGAAATACACCTGATCTTAATTCTGCTGTTATATCTCCCACCTCATCGTTGTCCTTCTTTAAAG GTGTTTTGCCGAAGTATTTCAGTTCAGAGTGGTCAGTGGCTCAGTTTCGTCTAGTTGAGGGTTGTCAGTATGTTGTTGCTTTTGGTCACCAAAAGAACACATTGGTAATTCTTGGCTTGGATGGAAG CTTCTATCGATGTCAGTTTGACCCAGTGAATGGTGGAGAGATGACCCAACTGGAATATCACAACTTCTTGAAGCCAGAAGCCGCCTTCTGA
- the LOC110640745 gene encoding glutathione S-transferase F13 has product MALKLHGSAMSTSTSLVIICLHEKEVDFELVPVDLFAGEQKQPHFLAKNPFGQVPVLEDGDLTLFESRAISAYIAEKFKETGYDLLRHQNLQEAALVKVWMEVESQQFHPAIAPIVYQFYVVPLKGVSPDQAIIDDNLEKLGKVLDIYEARLSSTKYLAGDFYSLADLHHLPYTCYLMKTTAASVINERPHVKAWWEDISCRPVSKKAAEGMTFGEKCTLKIKALLL; this is encoded by the exons ATGGCGCTGAAGCTGCATGGATCAGCCATGTCCACAAGCACCTCTCTTGTGATAATTTGTCTCCATGAGAAAGAAGTAGATTTTGAGCTCGTCCCTGTTGATCTTTTCGCCGGCGAACAGAAGCAGCCTCATTTCCTAGCCAAGAAT CCCTTTGGTCAGGTTCCAGTACTTGAAGATGGTGATCTCACTTTATTTG AATCCAGAGCAATCTCAGCATACATAGCTGAAAAATTCAAGGAAACTGGCTATGATCTATTAAGGCACCAAAACCTGCAAGAAGCTGCATTAGTGAAGGTATGGATGGAGGTAGAATCTCAGCAATTCCACCCTGCAATAGCTCCAATTGTCTACCAATTTTACGTGGTCCCTCTTAAAGGTGTTTCCCCTGATCAAGCAATTATCGACGACAACTTAGAGAAGCTAGGGAAGGTGCTGGACATTTATGAAGCTAGGCTGAGTAGCACCAAGTACCTGGCAGGGGATTTCTATAGCTTGGCTGATCTTCACCACCTTCCTTACACTTGTTATCTCATGAAAACCACTGCAGCTTCAGTCATAAATGAACGCCCCCATGTGAAGGCATGGTGGGAGGATATTTCATGCAGGCCAGTTTCCAAGAAAGCTGCAGAGGGTATGACTTTTGGTGAGAAATGTACCTTGAAGATCAAAGCTCTATTATTATAA